A window from Opitutia bacterium ISCC 52 encodes these proteins:
- a CDS encoding L-serine ammonia-lyase, iron-sulfur-dependent, subunit alpha, translating into MRGPSSSHSAAANRIGRLCRDLVQGDLKKAVIDYDPNGSLVTTHKSQGTDMGLYGGFLGWEPDDPRLPDHAEHTEAAGLEIEVRYESYGATHPNNYRLLVEGVNGSTHSMQAISTGGGMIEVTEIDGTAVRMGGDYFELLLYLKPDANAGSVLAKLLEGLDNEGSEVCSGDMTLLRISRVSHPTSEQMASIHDHPSVLDLRVLSPVLPVMSREDLSVPFLTVEAMLAFNEGKDLALWELALEYESARGGISHDEVIEKGRAILKIMENGVKTGLAGTQYADRILPCQSVTLMEREAQGRLIPGDVNIRVIGYISAILEVKSSMGVIVAAPTAGSCGAMPGSMLAVADSLGADEEAKVRALLVAGLIGVFICKHATFAAEVGGCMAECGSGAGMSAAAMVGLANGTLDQQLAAASVALQNSFGMTCDPVANRVEAPCLGKNVLAGSNALSCANMALADYEHLIPLDEVIYAMNEVADAIPHELCCTAKGGLSVTPTSKAIEERLAENE; encoded by the coding sequence ATGCGTGGACCTTCGAGTTCTCACAGTGCAGCCGCTAACCGTATCGGTCGATTGTGCCGGGATCTGGTTCAGGGTGATCTAAAAAAGGCCGTCATTGATTATGATCCCAATGGATCGCTAGTCACCACGCATAAGTCACAGGGGACCGACATGGGGCTTTATGGAGGATTCTTAGGTTGGGAGCCGGATGATCCTCGTTTACCGGATCATGCTGAGCATACCGAAGCTGCCGGGCTTGAGATCGAGGTGCGTTATGAATCCTATGGTGCGACCCATCCCAATAACTACCGTTTATTGGTCGAAGGAGTGAATGGTTCGACGCATAGCATGCAGGCGATCTCCACTGGAGGCGGCATGATCGAAGTGACAGAGATTGATGGCACCGCTGTCCGTATGGGAGGTGATTATTTTGAACTCTTGCTCTATTTAAAACCGGATGCTAATGCAGGGTCCGTTCTGGCTAAATTACTGGAAGGATTGGACAACGAGGGAAGTGAAGTGTGCTCCGGCGACATGACTCTGCTGCGTATTTCCAGGGTTAGTCATCCGACATCTGAACAGATGGCATCTATACACGACCATCCCTCGGTCCTGGACCTAAGAGTCTTAAGCCCCGTTTTACCTGTGATGTCTCGGGAAGATCTTTCCGTTCCATTCCTAACGGTTGAAGCCATGTTGGCCTTTAACGAAGGTAAAGACCTGGCGCTTTGGGAACTGGCACTCGAATACGAAAGTGCTCGAGGAGGTATTTCGCATGATGAAGTGATAGAGAAGGGCAGGGCCATTCTTAAGATCATGGAGAATGGAGTGAAAACCGGACTCGCTGGAACGCAATACGCCGATCGCATTCTTCCCTGTCAGTCAGTGACCCTCATGGAGCGTGAAGCTCAGGGACGTTTGATCCCGGGCGATGTGAATATCCGCGTCATTGGTTACATCTCCGCCATTCTCGAAGTGAAGTCCTCGATGGGAGTGATTGTAGCTGCACCTACCGCCGGATCCTGTGGTGCGATGCCGGGATCGATGTTAGCGGTTGCAGATTCTCTAGGCGCTGACGAGGAGGCGAAAGTTCGCGCGCTCCTCGTTGCAGGTTTAATAGGTGTCTTTATTTGTAAGCACGCAACCTTCGCTGCCGAAGTTGGAGGTTGTATGGCCGAATGCGGATCCGGTGCCGGTATGTCTGCCGCAGCCATGGTCGGCCTGGCCAATGGTACGCTTGACCAGCAACTCGCAGCCGCATCCGTAGCCCTGCAAAACTCATTTGGAATGACCTGTGATCCAGTGGCCAATCGCGTTGAAGCTCCCTGTCTTGGCAAAAACGTCTTAGCTGGATCCAATGCCCTGTCTTGCGCAAACATGGCCTTGGCTGATTACGAGCACCTCATCCCATTGGACGAAGTCATCTATGCTATGAACGAAGTGGCCGAT